From the genome of Verrucomicrobiia bacterium, one region includes:
- a CDS encoding mechanosensitive ion channel produces the protein MSEIIDQISVQVAEFGPNLLAGLAILILGWLVALFAAFLVRKLLDKTVLDNRIAQWLVGTNSKMPIPVEHWVSRAVFYFIMLFVLIAFFSAVKLQAVIEPLNALLQPLLDYLPHLVGGAILVLIGWVVATILKKILSGALKLAKLDEKLGGAIGRDGKGLILSDALAETAYWLVWLFFLPSILQALRMQALLEPVTTLLNKVFEFLPNLVSAGAIGLVGWFIARVAQRLVQSLLVAAGADQLGEKWGLNASLGKQKLSGVLGLVVYFVILVPVLISALAALKLDVITQPASDMLGKILGALPNVIGALVILLIATLIGKVVSGLVTNLLAGLGFNNVLVRLGLTKTPAQGKQAPAAIIGLLVFAVILLFASIAAAELLEFQAVGTLIKDFIGFAGHVIMGVVILGLGLWLAEFVSKAIATASSRHAAGLATFTRIVILALAGAMALRQTGLANDIVNLAFGLTLGAVAVATALAFGLGGRETASRMLEDWSKRSKENSDK, from the coding sequence ATGAGTGAAATAATTGATCAAATAAGCGTCCAAGTGGCTGAATTCGGCCCGAATTTACTGGCAGGATTGGCCATTTTGATATTGGGGTGGTTGGTGGCGTTGTTCGCGGCGTTCCTGGTGCGCAAGCTCCTCGATAAGACCGTCCTCGACAACCGGATTGCCCAATGGTTGGTCGGGACCAATTCCAAGATGCCGATTCCGGTGGAACACTGGGTGAGCCGGGCGGTTTTCTACTTCATCATGCTGTTCGTGCTGATTGCGTTTTTCTCGGCGGTCAAGTTGCAAGCGGTCATCGAACCGTTGAATGCGTTGCTGCAACCGCTGTTGGACTACCTGCCGCACTTGGTGGGAGGAGCGATTCTGGTGCTGATCGGTTGGGTGGTTGCCACGATCTTGAAGAAAATTTTAAGCGGCGCGTTAAAACTGGCCAAACTGGATGAGAAGCTTGGCGGCGCGATCGGTCGGGACGGGAAAGGACTGATCTTGAGCGATGCGTTGGCGGAAACCGCATATTGGTTGGTGTGGCTCTTTTTTCTGCCTTCCATTCTGCAAGCCCTGCGAATGCAGGCTCTGTTGGAACCCGTTACGACCCTGCTGAACAAGGTCTTTGAATTTTTACCCAACCTGGTTTCAGCCGGAGCCATCGGTTTGGTTGGCTGGTTCATCGCGCGGGTGGCGCAGCGGCTTGTGCAGAGCTTGTTGGTCGCCGCCGGAGCCGATCAGTTGGGCGAGAAATGGGGTCTCAACGCTTCTCTGGGCAAACAAAAGTTGTCGGGAGTGCTCGGACTGGTGGTCTATTTTGTTATTCTCGTACCCGTTTTGATCAGCGCCCTGGCCGCTTTGAAGTTGGACGTGATCACCCAGCCGGCCAGCGACATGCTCGGAAAAATTTTGGGCGCACTGCCGAATGTCATCGGCGCACTGGTGATTCTGTTGATTGCCACTTTGATCGGCAAGGTGGTCTCCGGCTTGGTGACCAATTTGTTGGCCGGGTTGGGCTTCAACAACGTCCTGGTCCGGTTGGGGCTGACCAAAACTCCCGCCCAAGGCAAGCAAGCCCCGGCGGCGATCATAGGGTTGCTGGTATTTGCCGTCATTCTGCTCTTCGCATCCATTGCCGCCGCCGAGTTGTTGGAGTTCCAAGCGGTGGGGACCTTGATCAAGGATTTTATCGGATTCGCCGGTCACGTCATCATGGGCGTGGTCATTTTAGGATTGGGCTTGTGGCTTGCTGAATTTGTCAGCAAAGCGATCGCCACGGCTTCTTCCCGTCATGCCGCCGGGCTGGCGACTTTTACGCGGATCGTGATTCTGGCATTGGCCGGAGCCATGGCACTGCGCCAAACCGGACTTGCCAATGACATCGTGAATCTGGCCTTTGGACTGACTTTGGGTGCGGTGGCCGTCGCGACGGCTCTGGCCTTCGGGTTGGGAGGACGGGAAACGGCGTCTCGCATGTTGGAAGATTGGTCGAAACGCTCCAAAGAAAATTCCGATAAATGA
- a CDS encoding FHA domain-containing protein, which translates to MSHRLIVNPGTPEAWAIKLQFGRNGIGSAAQNEVVIPHASVSAQHCELTVADDGVLLRDLESASGTFISQVPVTEFKLQNGHRIQLGAVELVFESHGLPVLPDAVNLPADGARILIADPSATTLITPRAPIPRTKNESAASADAVGEASAEPATASFWHAGKPALIGALLGALAGVVAWFYLVRWTGQELNWFACVVGVLTGVGARWFIQTRQVLPTVMTCAFTAVATLAGTYLTSHHTARLSLHQSAEKNYQARLQFAQAVSHAGTMEEIRQLLAAEAGVAAADISDVRIQIFQATELPALREFARGRPDRETYLNALIQTADLSALRWNAFQGRAGLFTLLWLLLGVGVTALLVTSDRSAAAPRQNAA; encoded by the coding sequence ATGAGCCATCGTCTGATTGTTAATCCTGGCACCCCCGAAGCTTGGGCGATCAAACTCCAATTCGGGCGCAACGGCATTGGCAGCGCGGCGCAAAACGAGGTCGTTATTCCTCACGCTTCCGTCAGCGCGCAACACTGCGAGTTGACCGTCGCCGACGATGGGGTTCTGCTTCGCGACCTCGAATCCGCCAGTGGCACGTTCATTTCGCAAGTGCCAGTGACCGAATTCAAACTGCAAAACGGTCATCGCATTCAACTGGGAGCAGTGGAACTGGTGTTTGAATCGCACGGACTGCCCGTGCTGCCGGATGCAGTCAATCTGCCGGCGGATGGTGCGAGAATTTTGATCGCGGACCCCAGCGCCACAACGCTGATCACGCCGCGAGCACCAATTCCGCGAACCAAGAATGAATCAGCAGCCTCAGCGGACGCCGTCGGTGAAGCATCCGCAGAACCGGCCACCGCTTCTTTCTGGCACGCCGGGAAACCCGCCCTGATAGGCGCACTGCTGGGTGCGTTGGCCGGGGTGGTCGCCTGGTTTTATCTGGTGCGCTGGACCGGACAGGAGCTGAACTGGTTCGCCTGCGTGGTGGGGGTATTGACCGGTGTGGGCGCGCGTTGGTTCATTCAAACGCGTCAGGTGTTACCAACCGTAATGACTTGCGCCTTTACTGCCGTGGCCACCTTGGCGGGCACGTATCTTACTTCGCACCATACGGCGCGCTTAAGCTTGCATCAGTCCGCGGAGAAAAATTATCAAGCCCGCTTGCAATTTGCCCAAGCCGTAAGCCATGCCGGAACGATGGAAGAAATTCGACAACTGCTTGCCGCCGAGGCCGGCGTCGCCGCTGCGGATATTTCCGATGTGCGCATCCAAATATTTCAAGCTACGGAACTGCCCGCCTTGCGGGAGTTCGCGCGGGGTCGTCCCGATCGCGAGACCTACCTCAACGCGTTGATTCAAACGGCGGATCTTAGCGCACTCCGATGGAACGCTTTCCAAGGTCGCGCCGGCCTCTTCACGTTGCTCTGGTTGCTGCTCGGGGTCGGCGTGACGGCGCTCCTGGTCACCAGCGACCGTTCCGCCGCCGCGCCCCGTCAGAATGCCGCCTAG